The genomic stretch GCACTGCCCATACGCCTATGCAGATGTAAGCTCACCTGCAGGCAGCTTGCTCAAAGGCTCCTGCTGTAGCTAGGCTGCAAGTGAGCTGCGGGGAGCTGTGTCCTTGCATGGGCTCGGGGCAGAGAGGTGACCGTTGCCCACCGCAGCAGGAGCCTTCAGCCACCAAAGCATGGGCTTGCTGCCAGCGCGGCCGTGTTGGTAACGGCAGTAAGTGCTGCTGGACCTTAAAAGCTCCAGTGTGAGCCTTCGCTGGAGGGGGGCCTGACGCCCCCAGCCCCGAGCTGAGCACCCTGGCATGTAGTGCCTGAGCCCTTGTGTCCATCCCGGCCTGCACCTGCAGGCCGAAGAGCAAGCTGCAGCGATGTCCAGCTCCCGCGGATTTGCTTATCCCTGCATCCTCTCGccctcctgcagctcccaccAGGCACGAAGCAGCTGGTGTGCGGCCTCTGGCTTTTTGGTGTAAGGACCAAATGATCTTTGACAGAGGTTGAGCAAATCGAGCCCAGAAGGTATTTGGGAAGGGCTGGCAGAGGGCGGTGCAGCAGCATAAACTTCTGTTTCCTTGGGAAAAGGGGTTAAGGCTAACCCAGGCTTTCTAATCCCTGAACCCACCTTCCAGAAGATCTTACCTCTTTCTGCAACCACACAGTGGGATCAGGCTCATTACTGAGCCATCCTGTCCCTGAAATGTTTTAACTTGCATTTGCTCGCTTgtcgttcaaaaaaaaaaagtatcttttatGGAAAGGGCAACTCTGCAGTAGCCAGAGAAGCAACGGAGCGCAGCCTCATCCTGCAGGAAATGCGGCCAGGTTGCAAAGCCAACTAATGCAATGGGGCGTTTGCATCGCTGTGCCGCTGCTTCTCCAGCGCCCTTGTAGCACCGATCACCCTTTGCTCACCGCATGCTCTttatgcagcagcttgcttgtgcAAAGCGAGTAGGAAATTCGGTGTTTGGAGACCTCAACTCCCACATTGCGCCTGACTGAAGTTGGCCAGTTAGGTCCAAAAGTTACTGAGGGAGCTACCAGCTAGATGGCTTTCTTtggaaaatgggaggaaaaaaaggggtaaggaaacaaatgtttttttttcttgttggctTTCACATGGAGGAATGAAGCAATATTTGTGTGTTGAATTCCTACAGGCGGTTCCAGGGAGCAGCTGATGCTGCTAATAAAACCTGGATGCCAGCAGACAGCTTTGCAGAAAGCCGCTTTCCCACCCGTGGCTGAAGAGATCCTAGATAAAAAGCGAGATGTGTTGATTCACTCTAATATTAACCTCCTTGGGGATTCGCACATTCTGTAGGATTCACCAGAGTCAGTTCTCTGAAAACTCGCTCCCAAAACAATTTCCTTTATCTGCAGCTAACAGCCACCCATTTCACCCGGCTTTTAGCCGCTCCAACTGTTTCACTCTATTTCTTTGCAGGCAGAAGATTTTCTCTGGTTCCAGGGTCAGCAAGAGAGTAGCTTTTTGCTGCTCCTTTAGGAGGGTTTACGACTCCTATTTGCTCGGTGAAATGCTCGGGCAGGTTTATGCACTATGAAAGGCATAAAAGCCTTCCCGTGCGAGGCCAGCAGAGCCCTTGCGGTGCTGCCGGCTTTGCTGTGGCTCTAAAGGGAGGAGAGACGTGAGCGGCTGAGACTTTCGTGCGGGAAATTGCTGCCTGGCCAGTTCGGCTTTTCTTTGCAAACTGCCCTTTCTGAGCTCTTTGCCTCAAGCACCGTCTGCAAGGAGACGGCAGGGAGACATTTGCtttgtttccaaaaagaaaaaagggaaaacctgCAAATACCGTACCCGGTGCAGGCTCTCCGATCCCTGTGCCGTGGGAGGCGCTAACCTCTTCGCCAGCTTCGGCATCATCCCGAACGCGCTGCACTCTCGGGGCTGAGCAAAAGCAGAGCCGCTGCGTCCTGCAGGCAGTTTTGtctggcatttatttattttttaaacctggTGATTTTGAATAGGGCTGAGTCACACAGCTGGAGCCGCCTTTGGAAAGCCGAGTCCCAGTCTGGTGAATGGGGCTGGCTGAATGGggcttgatatatatatattttttaatgggcttttttccccccttgatcAAAATCGGGAAACTGGTGCAAATCAGTGGAGGGTTTAACTGCGCGTTATGCTGCCGGGGCTGCTCCCCTCGCCCTGCGCCAGGATGGGCACTGCTGGCACCGGCCAGCGCTTGCAAGCCGAGCAAGGAAGGGAAAATAGAGATGCCCGGGCGCTCACCAGGGGTCTCGGCCGAATTCGAGTGCCCTCAAAGCCCCTGGCTGCCCGAGCGAAACCGGACCCGCTCGCTGCCCTGGGGAAAACGCCGGGGAAGGGCACGGCGTGCTCGCGAGAAGGCTCTCGCTGCCTTCCTGCCGGCTTTGGCTTTGGCAGCCGGAGCGGGTTCATGGGGCAGCGCCTCACCTGCGATCTCGTTCTCCTCCAGCTCGATGGTCTCGAGGGCGCCGACGGCGGCCAGCGGCTCCGGGAAGTGCTGAAACCTGTTGCGGGAGAGGTTGATGGCCCGCAGGTGCGGCAGGGATCCCACCTCCTCGGGCAGCCGGTGCAGGTAGTTCCCTTCCAGGTTCAGCTCTGCCGAGAGAAGGGAAAAGCGGCTCGTGCCCCTAAGAGCGGCTGGGAAAACCTGGTGAACACCTGACCTAAACCACTCCGGGGCTGAGCCGGGGGCCTCCCGCAGGTGCCTGCTCTTTCTGAGCCTGCCGCCCTCCCGCAGGAAGGCTGCCGGGGATGCAACGTATGGAGAAGGCCGTTACATCCCGCCTCCCTGCTCGGGGAAGTCCTTGAGGGCAACTCCCTGCAAGTTTTTCGCCGCAGGCTTGAAGCCCtttccctccctggccctgctgcGTGCCCTTCAGCAGAGACCGCTGACGGGGGGGGTTCGTCCCCCCGGCAGGCACCGAAGCACCGGGGATCCAGGTCCCTGCGGTCCTGCTCGCGGGAAACCCGATCTGCTGCAAGGGCTGCGCGGGAATGCCTCCCTCCTCCTGGAGCGCTGGGCTTTCCGCACTATAAATAACCTGGATATTACCGGTGGGTAGGAAGCATCCCGGCACCGACCCCTTCCCGCTGCAGAGCTGAGACGGCTGGATATTCCAGCAGAAAAGCTTTCGAGCAGCACCGTCCACGCTGCATGTGCCTCTGCTGTAAGCAGCCCTATGCGCCACGCTGTTCCCACCGGCTATCGCCCGCATTAGGAAATAAATAGTGCTCCTCTGAAAACAGGCGTGCAGACAGCAACAGtgctccccggggggggggggggggtggctttTAAGAGAAATCCCATCAGCCTGAAAGGTCATAACCAAACTAACAGAGCCGGCACCATGCCCCGAGCGTGCAGGAGATGTCCTCGCAGCTGCGCCAGGGCCCGTAAGGAGAGGAACCACGAAACCTCTTGCCTGGCTTTGCAGCGGGGCCTCGTACGCacgcgccgcggggagcggctAGTGCAGAGCAGCGGATCCTTGCAAGCAGCTGACGGCACAAATACGGGAGAGCAATGGAACCCCCCCCCGGACTATTAAGAGAAACAGCAGCTTTCGAATGCGCAGTTCCTCGCTGCTGAGTGACGGAGGTTTGTACTCGAGGAGAATACCGGCAGGGAAGATGCGCTAGCTCTAGATTTGCATTACGCAGGCTGCTGCTCGCTGCAAAACCCAAAGCAAGTCGAAGCGCAGCTTGCCGACCAGCAGATCTCCACCGCGGTCCTGGCCACAGCATTGCTGTGGTGCTTCCACGTGCAGAACATGTCTTTTTGTGTCTTAATCTCTTGCCACCGGATGCAGTGACCTTCGTCTCTCCTAACGAGTTATTCCGCTCGCAGCACAGCGCGCAGAGGGAAAAGGCGCCCCTCGCCGGGGTGGCTCTTACCTCGCAGCTGGCTGAAGGTGGTGACGAACCTGCTGGCGAGCGCCTTGAGCTCGTTGTTGGCCAGCGTGATGCGGTGGATCCCGTCGGCGACGCTCCGCACCGCTTTGTAAATGCCCACGGGGAAGGTCATCAGCTTGCACTCGGCCAGATCTGCCCGGGAGAGAGATGTGCGCAGCTGGTGAGGAGCGTTCACGGAAGAGCTCCGTGTCCTCCCCCCGTGGGAGTTATTCCCAGGTGACAAGCATATGCGCTTGGCAATTAATAGCCTGATTAATAGCCTGACTAATAGCCTGTGTCCTCGGCGCTGCCGCTGCTAATTCCCATGGAGCGGGGTTAAACATGTGGGCAACCCTGTCTTGCTGGCTTCTGCTGCCCACCCGCCCCTCGTGTGCAGCGGGAAGCCAGTACGTGAATGCCGGAGGCCGGAGATCCTGGCTCCGAACGCCCCGCTTCTCCAGGCGCTGCATCCACTGCTCCCCGAAGGGCTCCAGTGCAGCGGGAGCCACCCGGCGCCTCCCCAACCCCGCTGGCTCGCATGCCGGCCTTCTCCATCAGGAGCGACAGAGCTCTGGATTTTAATCGCATGTTATTTGACGCCTCCGGGCCGGGAATCCATCGTGAATAAAAACGAGCGGCTTTCAGCTCCTGTGCTCTGTGAGCTGCCCTGGGCCCGTGGTCCATCGATCGTGTGCATTCACTGCAAATGGGGAAATTATGGAAAAATAGCAAGCAACGGGCACCAGATAAGAAAACAGACCAAAGAAAGCCAAACTGGAAGAGCCCAGAAAAATCCTAGCCAGAATCCCGCCTCGATTTTACTGAAGCTCGGTGCCTGAGTGCTCACGGCCCCCGGACTGCACCTTGCTTGGCTCCACGAGCGCGTTGAGGGTGCACGCAGGGATGAAACCATGTTGCTGGTGGTGCTCGCGCACCACGTGCTTTGCCTGCTCTCCGGGAGCAGGTGCCCCCATGCACGGGGCGGACCGGCCGCGGGGACCCTAACGCACCCAAACCCCAACCGAGGGGTTGGACAGAGCCGACTTTCCCCTTGCAGGGGGTGTTTTTGCGGGCCGGTCTGCTCAGCACGCCTCTCCGGTGGCACGCAGGACGGCAGGGTTGGGAGCTTTATTTAGAGCGCTCGGCTGCGCTGCAAAGGGATCTGCGCCGGATACCCGATCCGCCTCCGGGCCCCGGGCGGCAGCTTTTGCACGCTGGGGTGCTGAGCTCACCCAGGGAGTCGCTTTTATTCTCCACCGTGTCGTTGACCCTCCGGGCCACTCTGGCGACGGCTTCTCCCATCCTTTTCTGCATGCGGACGCCTGGCCCCACTGGGAAGCGCTTCCGCGGGAGGATCTGTGGCGGGAGAGAGCAAGCGACCTGGTGACGCTCCCCGGCGTCTCGGGCGAGGGGCACTAAAAATAAACGGCGGGACGAGCGCCCCCAGGGCAGTCccccccgcagggacggctcgcAGTCCTGGCCCCCGCCGCCTCTCCGCTGCCCTTGACGCAGCGCGGCGGGAGGCAGAGCGAGCCGGGCCGCCTTCGTGAGCACCGGGCCCACCTAGCTTCCTCCCTCCGGACCCAGCAGGGACCGGGCAAACGCGTATCCTGGTTTCCCCGTACCCATAATGATGATCACATGGATTTAGATCGGCTCGGACCAGCCACGCTGTCTTGCTCAAAATCCCGTGCCTGTAACAAGGCACGTGGCGCGGTACACACCTCGCATCGCCCTCGGGCACGGCACGGGGCAGCGGCGTCGCGTGGGGCTGTTGCACGGCGGCACTGAAGGCGCATTGCACGGGGCAGGGACACCCCGCGGCACGTTGCACTGGGGGACAGGGGCGCTGCACCGGGACACCCCGCGGGGAGCAGGCGCATTGCACCGGGGGGCAGAGCACGTTGCACCGGGACACCCCGCGGAGGGCAGGCGCATTGCACCGGGACACCCCACCGGGGGCAGGCGCATTGCACCGGGGGGCAGGGGCGCTGCACCGGGACACTCCGCGGGGGGCAGGCACATTGCACCGGGACACCCCGTGGCACATTGCACCGAGGGGGCAGGCGCATTGCACCGGGACACCCCGTGGAGGGCAGGCGCATTGCACCGGGATACCCCGCGGAGGTCAGGCACATTGCACCGGGGGGCAGGGGCGCTGCACCGGGACACCCCGAGGAGGGCAGGCACATTGCACCGGGACACCCCGTGGAGGGCAGGCACATTGcaccggggccggggaggggcgcggggcccggccggggcgacCTTACCGGGCGGAGCagggcgcagcgcggccgcctccccccgccgccgcctcggggccgggccgggcgggcgcggaaGGACGGCGGCAGCTGCCGCCTGCGGGGCGGACCCGGCCGGGAACTGCGGCCGCCGCGCAGCCAATCAGCGCGGGATCCGCCGCGGCGTGgcccggaggcggcgggggggggccgggagcgggtcCCGCCTGCTGTGGGGCTCCGCTCCGAGGGGTGGGGGCGCCAGCCGCCTGCCCGATCCCCGGAGGGATCCGCCCCCGGATATCCTGCCTGATCCCCGGAGGGATCCACCCCTCGGCTGTCCTGCCTGATCCCCAGATTTCCCCCCCCCGGCCATCCTGCCAAATCCCCAGAAAGGATCCACCCCCTGGATGTGCTGCTGGATCCCTGGAGGGATCCACCCCCCCCGGCCTTCCTGCCCAATCCCCATCAGGATCCACCCCGCTCCCGGCCTTCCTGCCCAACCCCTGGTCGGGATTCAACTCCCCTGGCCTTCCTGCCTGATTCCCAGCAGGATCCACCACCCGCCTTCCTGCCAGATCCCTACTGGGGGGGATCCAACTCCCCCCGGCCTTCCTGCCAGATCCAAGGCCCCCGACCCTCCCAAAAGAACCCAGTAGGgatccaaccccccccccccgactttaTTCGCACCCCTTCCTCCCCGATCGGGATCCAGTGCCCCGATCCCAGCGAGAAGCCAAAAGTGGGAGTGGCGCTTCCCACGCCGGGAGTCGAACCCGGGCCGCCTGGGTGAAAACCAGGAATCCTCACCGCTAGACCACGTGGGAGCGGCGGCTtgtgccccgcgccgccgccaagggccgcgccgccgccatcgccaccgcggggcccggggggggggcggcaccggggcgggggggggggttgtccgagctgccccggtgccggtgccgccgccgcgccccgaggccccgaggggggcggcggcagcgggaggggaggggaggggaggggaagggaggggggtccccgggggccgcccccggcgggcggtccgggggaggcgcggcggcgcgtCCCGCCTCCCGGCCTGCCTCGGCGGGGACAAAGGCGCGGGGCCATGGCGTCCGCCGGCGGCCACCAGCCGAGCCAGAGCCGCGCCATCCCGCCGCGCACCCGCACCGTGGCCATCAGCGACGCGGCGCAGCTACCTCACGACTACTGCACCACGCCCGGCGGCACCCTCTTCTCCACCACGCCCGGAGGtgagccccggccccccggccaggcctcccctcccctccccccccctgtGAATTGGGGAGGGACACCCGAAatggcggctccgcggcggcggcggggcgggggggggggggggcggctcacGCCTCCTTCCCCCGGGATGTGCCAGGCCTCCAGCCCGAGCGGGCCGCAAACTTCCCCGGCGCgcgggaggaaaaaaataataataataaaaaataaataaaataaaagaataaaaaaggaggggggggaaatcccTGGGAAACCCAGGGTTGGAGGGGGTGGACGGTGCctcgggggcggccgccgcgccgagcgGCCTCCTCTGGGCGGTTGGGCTCCCGAGGCGGCCGAGGACGCCGTCGCCGGAGAGCAGCCGCTTCCCCGCGCGCTCTCCTGGGATCGCGCTCTCCTGGGATCGCCCGCGTCGCCCGGCGGCCCTGGCCGCGGCAGGTGCACGGGCCGAGTCTGGTGGCGTTGGACGTCGTCGCTGGAGGTCACCGCCGCTGGAGACCACCGCCGGCGCCGCTTGCCGCTTCCGGCCATGGCTCGTGGGGAGCTATGCCAAGCGTTGGGAAGTGCGGCTCCGCCGGCGATTCGCACCTCGCAGGAGGTGCCTCGGCCTCCCGAGGGCCAGCGGTGCCATGGCGGGCCCCGCGCCAGTGCCACCTCCCTCGAGGAGGGGTGCCCGTGCCCCCCAACCTCCCTTGTCCCATCTGCCACACAATGGCAATTACTATTTCTTGCCTCTCCCTCCCCTGAGGCTGCTAGTTGGGGCTGGGGCAGACGCTTCCCGGCCGGCCATGCCGTGGGTTTCTGCTCCCGGCCGGCCATGCCTTGGGTTTCTGCTCCCAGCTAGCCGTGCCTTGGGtttctgctcccagccagccatgcCTTGGGTTTCTGCTCCTTGCAGGAGTTGTCCCACAGCGATTACTGAGCCCGGAGACAGGGATTTTCCTCCCCTGTTCAAGGAGGTGAGCTTGCAGAGTCCCCCTGGGTCCAAACCCTAAAACTGTTTAGGGACTGTAACCTCGTTCTACCTGGCGCTTTGCTGATGCAACGTGGCGTTAACTCTCCTGCGATGAGCAGGAATACGTGCACACGCAACCAGAGGGGATTTCCTGGGAGTACTGAAAAGAGAGGCTGGGATCCTCTCTAATGTCTATTGACTTGACGTTTCCCTAATCGTCAGGCCTGGTGTTTTATTTGCAAGTGGGACATGAATGGTGCTTTACAGGAGACAAAGTATCTGGCTGCTGAGCAGCCGCCCATGGGCGAGATGTTTGACCTGAACAATAAAACAGGATAAAACTGCGTGGCTGTGGCCAGCACAGTCTGTTTCTGAAGCCCGCCTGAGATGTGAAATATGTGGAGCCTACTGCCTAGAAAAACACCGTGTAGCACACAAACATACCGCTCAGATCTGCTTTAAACTAGCAGCGTGAGGCTTGCGTTTGTGCACAAACCTTTTTTAGAAGGAAAGAGcttgtgtgcatgcatatgtgtatatgtatgtacatgtacatgtacatatatgtatgcatataataATTAACCAGGACATTACTTTTGCTAGTGCTTTATATTTCTAAACATAAGACTTTGCCCCAAGAGCTTGTATCGCTTGCGTATGTCATTAAAACCACAAGATTTCCCAAGGAGGGCACATCTGCTAATAGTGTGCGGGTGGTGCTGATTTGTTGGGAAAACTCTGACTTGCTGCACTGGGTTTCAAGTGGTACTTGtcatttttaaattcctttgcGCGTTTCACCTTTGGGTCTCTGTTGCAATGTGGTTAATGGTcggaggagaggctgaaaaacagCCTTGTGTTTATGCTTGTAACTGGTCTCTGCGAGTCCTCTAAGTCACCTACTTAGTGTGCTGTCAAAAATCAGGCTTGCTGGGCAATCGCGTGGAATAGCTTCTGCTTTGCAACGGGGCGTGAGAGTGCAGGTTTCTCCGCGTCCTGGTTCTCTGGGAGCTACTGATGGAGGTCGAAAGTGTGACACACagacaatgttttttttctgaccaCAGCTGCACACCCCGCTAAGAATAGCTTCCTGCAATTCTTATCTTGGAATGAAAACCATTGCATTTTACTCCTTAGTCCTGATAAAGTTGTTTTCGCTGGAGAGCGAGTTCCACCTCCCTCTGTCAGCATCTCCAGGACATAAAATGTAAACATCTGGGGCTCTTAACAGCTCGAGTGTGGCCCTGCTGTTGGCCATAGAAGCTCCCCTGAGCCAGAAGCCTGCCTGGATGGTTCCCGGTAGTGAATATTTTGTGTTTGTGGTAGAAAGCAGAGGGAAACCTCCTTGGTTGTCCGTATATGTGATGGTCGCTCCCCTGCTGAGGCCTCTGTGTCCCATCCGGGGCAGTAGCGAAGGAGTGCGTCAAATGGTGGATGCTGCTTCCTCTTTCTAGTCTGGACAGGAATACCCTGGGTTGTGACTAGCCAGGTGGAGCTGCACCCGctctggtcctggtcctggtcctggtcctggttgTATCTCCGGCCGTCGGTGCTCCAAGCTGCGTTGTCGGGTGCATCTCCCGAATCTCCGAGCCGAGGATCCAACTGGGATCCTCTGCCCCTCCATAGCCTGTCTGCTGCCAGCGCAGGTTTTGCTGCTTAAGCTTCATATTCGCGAGTCCCTTCACGGGCTTTCCACTGCTGCCTGGAGTTTGCTCGGACTCTCCCCGTTGCTCGGACGCTTGCAGGACCGTGGCCGGGAGAAGCGCCCGAAACAAGGCCCGGGGGCACCCTGTCGCTGGTCCTcagctgcggcccggcgtgtttTCCCAGCGTTACCTTATCAGCTGCCACCGCGGTGCCCAGATATGAGCGGGCGCAATAGCCCTAGCACGCACTGTGTGCCGATACATTGACCCGTTcgctccctcttctccctcccaaaGTATCCTTGGGCTTGAGCAGAGGTCCTTCGTGAGGAAACTTGTCCTCTCCTATGGGCAAGTGCAAGGTTTTGGCGTGCAGGGCTGCCGGTTGACTCCTTTCGCAAACACGAAAGCTTGGGGTAGATCCAAGAGGCTGTGAAGTACCTTTAAACGAACATTTCCTCGGGGACATGGGGAGGTTCGCAGTACGGTGAGCTCCGTAGCGCTTGTGACACAGGGGAAGGCTGAGCGCCCCAGGAGAGGGCGGGCAGGATGTGTCCTGACGTGCCGGTCCTCCTCTTGCCCACGCCTAGGTACCCGGATCATCTACGACCGAAAGTTCCTGCTAGACCGCCGCAACTCCCCCATGGCCCAGACGCCGCCGTGCCATCTCCCGAATATTCCCGGTGTCACCAGCCCCGGCTCCGCAGTCGAGGAGCCCAAAGTGGAGGTTAACAATCTGAACAATCATGACGGGAAGCCTTCGATGGGTAAGAGAGCGGCGCTCCTGTTGACCCCGGGGACGGCTTTACTGAGTCCGGCCGCCGTTGGGGATAGCCGCGGGCTGAGACGGACGTGCCGCTTCCCTCCCTTGCGGGGACTTTTCTTCTCGGTTTGTCATTCGGTAACTGCTTGAAGTTGCAGGAGACTCGTCTGTTTTTTAAGTCATTTCGTGGGAATGCAGCGGTGTAAAGCTGGCTCCCCGAGTCTGGTAAATAAAACAGCACCTCgtgctgctctggcctgcagggaTTTTGCTGGCTTTTAGCCTTTCTGACCGTTAGGTCCGGTGGGGTGCCTTGGACTTCTGGGGGCCTTTCCTTAGCGTTTCCCCCCTTCCGTACGTCTCTCCTGTCCTCTAACACCTTGCTCCCTTTTGCCAGGGGACGATGCGCAGTTCGAGATGGATATCTGACCAGCCCGTGGAGAGGCAGCAACTCCTGACACCTGTGCACACCTGATTCGGCTAGCAGGATCCGTACCCGGAAGGTGGAAGAAGCAGCAGTGGCAACAGCCTCCGTCAGCGTCCCCTCCTCACCCTTCCAGGTGCCAAAGGCTCAGAAGACCAGCTCCTcggccccttccccttcctcttcctctctcttttaaaCCCTTGCCAGGATATACCGAGCTGAGGAACACGTCTCTGGCTTCTCGCACTTTAAAGGTGACCTGCGAAAGCACGCGCAGGCGAGAATACACCTTCCCAATATCTTGCCCCCCAGCCccaatccaaacctcagtcaccAGGAGCGGCAGGGCGCAGGCGATCTCCGGCTGGCGGATACGGCGTTACCCCTCGTCCTCCACCCGCCCGCCGCCTGATCGCGGCTCGCCGATGGCCCAGCCAGCGCGTGCTTGCAACACGGCGTCTCTAACGCTTTTGGTCACTCGTGTTTTTAAAACTTGCTCAGAGGAGTGGAGGCAGGGCTGGTTTCTGCTCCGTCTGAGCCCCTTTGCCTCCGCAGCCAGAGCGCTCTTCGGTATGCG from Apteryx mantelli isolate bAptMan1 chromosome 7, bAptMan1.hap1, whole genome shotgun sequence encodes the following:
- the LRRC20 gene encoding leucine-rich repeat-containing protein 20 isoform X1, with the translated sequence MRLQCRRATAPRDAAAPCRARGRCEILPRKRFPVGPGVRMQKRMGEAVARVARRVNDTVENKSDSLDLAECKLMTFPVGIYKAVRSVADGIHRITLANNELKALASRFVTTFSQLRELNLEGNYLHRLPEEVGSLPHLRAINLSRNRFQHFPEPLAAVGALETIELEENEIADVPVELLAAMRSLRRLNLRANPLRADLRALARPLGPVELLVSPEGPQPAPRAEPGLSR
- the EIF4EBP2 gene encoding eukaryotic translation initiation factor 4E-binding protein 2 → MASAGGHQPSQSRAIPPRTRTVAISDAAQLPHDYCTTPGGTLFSTTPGGTRIIYDRKFLLDRRNSPMAQTPPCHLPNIPGVTSPGSAVEEPKVEVNNLNNHDGKPSMGDDAQFEMDI
- the LRRC20 gene encoding leucine-rich repeat-containing protein 20 isoform X2, with amino-acid sequence MQKRMGEAVARVARRVNDTVENKSDSLDLAECKLMTFPVGIYKAVRSVADGIHRITLANNELKALASRFVTTFSQLRELNLEGNYLHRLPEEVGSLPHLRAINLSRNRFQHFPEPLAAVGALETIELEENEIADVPVELLAAMRSLRRLNLRANPLRADLRALARPLGPVELLVSPEGPQPAPRAEPGLSR